Proteins encoded in a region of the Balneola sp. genome:
- a CDS encoding DUF2911 domain-containing protein, with protein sequence MKSFLKIGALVVFALLLTNELTIAQERGMGNGLSPNASVSQTIFNKTDISVTYGRPGLKGRDLSSLAPADKVWRTGANEATTITFSTDVSFGGEDVPAGTYTLFTIPGENWTVILSTALTRGDGTGRPAWGSYSYDEANDQVRVQAAVTNTEAPMMERFAIYFDALSDTKTHLNLHWGTTQVAVPITVE encoded by the coding sequence ATGAAATCCTTCTTAAAGATTGGGGCATTAGTTGTATTTGCACTTTTGCTTACCAATGAACTAACTATTGCACAAGAACGTGGTATGGGAAATGGGTTAAGCCCCAATGCCTCAGTCAGCCAAACTATTTTTAACAAAACAGATATTTCTGTCACATATGGCAGACCTGGATTAAAAGGAAGAGACTTGTCTTCCCTGGCACCTGCCGACAAAGTTTGGCGTACAGGTGCAAATGAAGCTACCACTATTACTTTTTCCACTGATGTTAGTTTTGGTGGCGAAGATGTACCAGCTGGAACCTATACTTTGTTTACTATTCCTGGTGAAAACTGGACAGTTATTCTAAGTACGGCATTAACCCGTGGTGATGGAACTGGAAGACCCGCTTGGGGCTCCTATAGCTATGACGAAGCTAACGACCAGGTTCGTGTACAAGCTGCAGTGACTAATACTGAAGCGCCAATGATGGAGCGATTTGCTATCTATTTTGATGCGCTTAGCGACACTAAAACTCATCTGAATCTTCATTGGGGAACAACTCAGGTTGCGGTACCAATCACTGTTGAGTAA
- a CDS encoding GWxTD domain-containing protein yields MNIHTYIKFVFPICFGLILGFVTHAQESSDKYKKENEELDRLLYEIKPIIQDDREFDLYKGLKLVELIAGLEVDSLYYLADYTYFSVLSSDLFLRDRKLAREELNRLKPIITAKENKRWSKLLRKKDERLITEIKQLWELSNPVLSTLHNERLIEHWNRVFIAKRTYTENNKSGFGTDDRGVLFLKLGAPHQVRASSISLTSYSDPTIGSQIPIDNNVYFRFEIWYYDGTQYIFGVPGTGGPFGLQTGILDLIPESGNRPGFYFDPTANLVQSTNNQSNNQSGVFGGGGTVTQNTSLGVSQGSSLLSRNAASLLLQYSVLEQVANVDPFYLTMYNRMSSDLIQNSLTGSANAFNSTALTQNLKYKAQERNWFEKKRISTPDFQSEAYPEAKIHNQEVFFFDFLDESGSPFKLMVVELLDYSKVQLFLASDTTLGLSDISKADYFYTYDQDWEMIDSNEYEVSLSSANYSPVVSYLVDVSPETKMFQSSFLNTKDIQTGKAGSIVSTSRPLQISGSSYIEEELGKKGLSISDLVLAKDQEESPGYNIPFFPSLDNVFDYEGELTVYFEAYGIPRGELFGLEYGKDDETNKLNVSFVSEGFATKVWIKVELDPEIYEHGKYDMTFNFTYRGKKIERRASITIK; encoded by the coding sequence ATGAATATTCATACCTATATCAAGTTTGTATTTCCTATCTGCTTCGGCTTGATACTTGGTTTTGTTACTCATGCGCAAGAGAGTAGTGATAAGTACAAAAAAGAAAACGAAGAATTAGATCGCCTACTTTACGAGATTAAACCAATAATTCAGGATGACAGAGAGTTTGATCTATACAAAGGTTTAAAACTTGTAGAATTAATAGCAGGGTTAGAGGTGGATAGCCTATATTACCTTGCCGATTATACTTACTTCTCAGTCCTTTCCAGCGATTTGTTTTTGAGAGATAGGAAGTTAGCCAGGGAGGAATTAAATCGATTAAAACCCATAATAACAGCAAAAGAGAATAAGCGTTGGTCCAAACTGCTTCGAAAAAAGGATGAAAGGCTCATTACAGAAATTAAGCAGTTATGGGAGTTATCCAATCCGGTTCTTTCAACGCTTCATAATGAGCGCCTTATCGAACATTGGAATAGGGTATTCATCGCTAAACGGACTTATACAGAAAATAACAAATCGGGCTTTGGTACGGATGATAGAGGCGTTCTTTTTCTGAAACTGGGCGCGCCCCATCAGGTAAGAGCGTCGAGCATATCGTTAACCAGTTATTCAGACCCAACTATCGGAAGTCAGATTCCAATTGATAATAACGTGTACTTCCGGTTCGAGATTTGGTACTACGATGGTACTCAGTACATTTTTGGTGTTCCCGGAACGGGTGGTCCATTTGGGTTACAAACAGGAATTCTAGATTTGATTCCTGAATCAGGAAATCGACCTGGTTTTTATTTTGATCCAACTGCAAATCTTGTTCAGTCTACCAATAACCAATCGAATAATCAGTCTGGGGTATTCGGAGGTGGAGGAACAGTAACTCAAAATACTTCATTAGGTGTATCACAAGGTTCAAGCTTGTTATCCAGAAATGCGGCATCATTATTACTTCAATACTCGGTTTTGGAACAGGTAGCAAATGTTGATCCTTTCTATCTAACCATGTATAACAGGATGAGTAGTGATCTTATTCAAAATTCACTTACAGGAAGTGCGAATGCATTTAACAGTACTGCGTTAACTCAAAACCTGAAATACAAAGCACAAGAAAGGAACTGGTTCGAAAAAAAAAGAATTAGTACTCCAGATTTTCAGTCAGAAGCTTATCCCGAGGCAAAGATTCACAACCAGGAAGTTTTCTTTTTCGATTTTCTTGATGAATCAGGAAGCCCATTTAAGCTTATGGTAGTTGAATTGCTGGATTACTCAAAGGTTCAGCTATTTCTTGCTTCCGATACTACTTTAGGGCTTTCTGACATATCTAAAGCAGATTACTTTTATACCTACGACCAAGACTGGGAGATGATAGATAGTAATGAGTACGAGGTTTCATTAAGCTCAGCGAATTATAGTCCGGTAGTATCTTATTTGGTTGATGTTTCCCCAGAAACAAAGATGTTCCAGTCATCTTTTCTTAATACAAAAGATATCCAAACTGGCAAGGCAGGGTCTATAGTATCAACTTCAAGGCCGCTACAGATTTCCGGTTCAAGCTACATAGAAGAAGAGCTGGGCAAAAAAGGACTGAGCATTAGCGACCTGGTTTTAGCAAAGGATCAGGAAGAATCTCCAGGATATAATATTCCATTCTTTCCGTCTTTAGATAATGTTTTCGACTATGAAGGTGAGCTCACCGTTTATTTCGAAGCCTATGGTATTCCGCGAGGAGAGTTATTCGGTCTTGAGTATGGAAAGGATGACGAAACGAACAAGCTAAATGTGAGTTTTGTCTCAGAGGGTTTTGCTACAAAAGTCTGGATTAAAGTAGAGCTTGACCCGGAAATATATGAGCACGGCAAGTACGACATGACGTTTAATTTTACTTATAGGGGCAAGAAAATTGAAAGAAGAGCCTCAATTACAATTAAGTAG
- a CDS encoding RagB/SusD family nutrient uptake outer membrane protein, with product MKLAKKISSGILIVLLATFACDNALDVNNPNEPTPDIVLSEEGIKRQAIGMYDAGDGWLEWVFWQYHEHMGDNSVAPWVNFNFNRYHGSVELIVYNDGTEWSPVDQSTTGRTQREWLEFINDRNNSAGGFEQEWAWAYQVQNEANIMLNALDDGVSFLGTEAVATQKENAYRAWAHFWKGYAYSRVGLLHSQGLIVNGTLSSTNNDYVSKEEILVESQRQFDLALQYISSFDVIATDVVPTIFPTTLTSASMEQNINSLKARNILLSKFRDELTTADFNEVKALAEDGLTSNDGAFLIDTDNATFVNTVTYPWRMANLWSAPSARLVQVMNKNGDARGARFTGNGFATFQNRVTQPNVNTPWYSLLPYAGTNPGDSPMYFISAEENILMLAEAELGLGNAADAATHINTVRNMPLQQAALPDLTAATEQDLRDERRAALFMRGTAFYDARRFGELKSRADGGGVSGVWVYRLDPATQTLVLEDSSTIYFDFVEYWDVPDAETDFNAIPGDGTPETGND from the coding sequence ATGAAATTAGCAAAGAAAATAAGTTCCGGAATTTTAATAGTGCTTCTCGCAACATTTGCCTGCGATAATGCGCTGGATGTGAACAACCCAAATGAACCTACTCCTGATATTGTACTTTCTGAGGAAGGTATAAAAAGACAGGCGATAGGAATGTACGATGCCGGTGACGGTTGGTTGGAATGGGTATTCTGGCAATACCATGAGCATATGGGAGATAACTCTGTAGCTCCCTGGGTTAACTTCAACTTTAACCGATATCATGGTAGTGTGGAATTGATCGTTTATAACGATGGCACCGAATGGAGCCCTGTTGATCAATCTACTACCGGAAGAACCCAGAGAGAATGGCTGGAATTCATCAACGATAGAAACAACAGTGCTGGTGGTTTTGAACAAGAATGGGCCTGGGCTTATCAGGTACAAAACGAAGCCAATATTATGTTAAACGCTCTTGATGACGGAGTCTCCTTCTTAGGTACCGAGGCAGTAGCTACACAAAAAGAAAATGCCTATCGAGCATGGGCACATTTCTGGAAAGGATATGCATACTCACGAGTTGGTCTGCTTCACAGTCAGGGTTTAATTGTTAATGGTACATTGAGTAGTACCAACAACGATTATGTAAGCAAAGAGGAAATCCTCGTGGAGTCTCAGCGACAGTTCGATTTGGCATTGCAATATATTTCGAGTTTTGATGTAATCGCAACTGATGTTGTTCCTACTATTTTCCCTACTACGCTTACATCAGCTTCGATGGAGCAGAATATTAACTCACTCAAAGCCCGTAATATATTGTTAAGCAAATTCCGGGATGAGTTAACAACTGCAGACTTCAATGAAGTGAAGGCATTAGCTGAAGACGGATTAACGAGTAATGATGGCGCGTTCCTGATTGATACGGACAACGCAACATTTGTAAATACCGTTACCTATCCATGGAGAATGGCCAATTTATGGTCTGCTCCTTCAGCTCGGTTGGTTCAGGTGATGAATAAAAACGGGGATGCGAGAGGCGCGCGATTTACTGGTAACGGATTTGCCACTTTCCAGAATCGCGTAACCCAGCCTAATGTGAATACTCCGTGGTATTCGTTGCTTCCTTATGCAGGAACAAACCCTGGAGACTCCCCCATGTACTTTATCTCAGCTGAGGAAAATATTCTTATGCTGGCAGAAGCTGAACTTGGGCTTGGCAACGCAGCAGATGCGGCTACGCACATCAACACGGTTAGAAATATGCCATTGCAACAAGCAGCATTACCTGACTTAACCGCTGCTACCGAACAAGATTTAAGGGACGAGCGAAGGGCAGCTCTCTTTATGAGAGGCACAGCATTTTACGATGCCCGAAGATTCGGAGAGCTTAAATCAAGAGCAGATGGCGGAGGGGTATCCGGAGTGTGGGTGTACCGGTTAGATCCGGCAACACAAACACTTGTATTGGAAGACAGCTCAACAATCTATTTCGATTTTGTTGAGTATTGGGATGTTCCCGATGCTGAAACCGACTTCAATGCTATTCCAGGTGATGGTACTCCTGAAACAGGGAATGACTAA
- a CDS encoding SusC/RagA family TonB-linked outer membrane protein: MTKKLHLLAILAISVLSGTAFAQTGSISGVVEDSDQEPLAGASIYIVELDRGTTSNSEGQYSLNNVPVGTYTIITRFLGFKENEQTVDISSGLNLLDITLEDDIVGFDEVIVTGTGSAVSKKKLAMDVSSVDEQSIQKVPAYTLSSSLSGKIAGSTITPNGAPGAPSAIILRGINTMGTSRPMILIDGVEIDASSTAAGSGSDQYSRLSDIDFSNVERIEVVKGAAAATLYGAQGANGVIQIFTKSGTNGQTRIDASTTWSFDQLDESRTVSKATNFHAYPTDANGNIIGLAFNENTGIWTVPATEANSTTDQPYTGYDDGTGNIVPLTIYDDYLGEFYQTGISQNHQISISGGNEVTTYLVSGSFLGQEGIEQDINFERMSFRLNTTTRLRDDLTMSLRTNLVNSDRSGVSESGDNIESGLNNLLGTAPFIDPLWQDENGFFATKFTSGSVSTNGLFFKQIQELNTGSKRFLGNLNLKYNPTRFLEIDYKFGLDGYYNEFNRIQDNVTLFEDPTTGDNEVVILNPDGFSQRIGRTNYFYNSIVDVLLKSDLDRDFSLGIPVQSTTLMKFDWRRNDFTSTTAQSDGLPAGLPLTTIRAGATDISDEFQSTFITYGYLLNQRFDIDDYAGFSGGFRADKSSAFGEAAELRYFPRGDAYLRLSGFDFWDNMSPFVPEFKLRVAYGEAGTQPGAFDRFITLNQGNIGVSGTFNTPGTSSNPAIVEEESAELEFGADLSFDLGDTWFQAIGISATYWNRENSGVIQSLAVAPSTGSQAVLDNTIDLEATGFDLSLNSLVYNSQNFNWLANLNFGTSESTVANISNGEDLILSVSNNFDFIFREGERYGVFFGFHPLESLDEIDPTTNARYIAEADEGNFVIVDGAVVNRFSKRIQMRSEREVIGDPTPDFSLSFRNDFTIRRNLEVVFQVDWVQGFDILNGTKWWMFNAGTHEEFEDRVLIDGDEVVGQPIFDLNGDPLTQIARVDGSEPQAWRNYHASKRNGLTSYFIEDGSFVKLREVSVSYDLTSMVAQHGIKNLRLGVTGRNLLTLTGYEGFDPEVSQANEDSRFRGVDLFTYPNYRTFSFNVSLGL; this comes from the coding sequence ATGACGAAAAAGCTACATTTATTAGCAATTTTGGCCATTTCAGTGCTAAGCGGTACAGCATTTGCACAAACCGGATCTATATCAGGAGTAGTAGAAGATAGTGATCAGGAACCCCTTGCAGGTGCTAGTATTTATATTGTTGAGCTCGATCGAGGCACAACATCAAATAGCGAAGGACAATATTCATTAAACAATGTACCAGTAGGTACATACACGATAATAACCAGGTTTTTAGGTTTTAAAGAGAATGAACAAACCGTAGATATTTCATCCGGATTGAATCTTCTTGATATAACGCTAGAAGATGATATCGTTGGTTTTGATGAGGTAATTGTTACAGGTACTGGATCGGCAGTAAGTAAGAAAAAGCTCGCAATGGATGTATCATCTGTTGATGAGCAGAGTATTCAAAAAGTACCTGCTTATACATTAAGTTCATCTTTATCAGGTAAGATTGCAGGAAGTACTATAACTCCTAATGGAGCACCTGGTGCACCATCAGCAATCATCTTAAGAGGGATCAATACCATGGGAACCTCTAGACCGATGATTCTTATAGACGGGGTTGAAATAGATGCCAGTTCTACAGCTGCGGGATCAGGTAGTGATCAATATAGTAGATTATCTGACATCGATTTTAGCAACGTGGAACGAATCGAGGTTGTTAAAGGTGCTGCTGCGGCTACGCTCTATGGAGCCCAAGGTGCCAACGGTGTTATTCAGATTTTTACCAAGTCAGGAACCAACGGACAAACAAGGATTGATGCATCTACTACCTGGTCTTTCGATCAACTGGATGAGAGTAGAACTGTTTCAAAAGCAACAAACTTCCACGCGTATCCAACCGATGCAAACGGTAATATTATTGGGCTAGCGTTTAACGAGAATACGGGTATCTGGACGGTGCCGGCAACCGAAGCTAATTCAACAACCGATCAACCATACACGGGTTATGATGACGGAACCGGGAACATTGTTCCATTAACCATTTATGATGATTATCTGGGTGAGTTCTATCAAACAGGAATTTCCCAAAACCATCAGATCTCAATTTCAGGTGGGAATGAAGTAACCACATATTTGGTATCCGGTTCATTTCTTGGACAGGAAGGTATTGAGCAGGACATTAATTTCGAGAGAATGTCTTTCCGCTTGAATACTACTACGCGGCTAAGAGATGATCTTACCATGTCACTTCGAACAAACTTGGTAAACTCGGATCGCTCAGGAGTTAGTGAAAGTGGTGATAACATCGAATCAGGATTGAACAACTTATTGGGAACAGCTCCATTCATCGATCCATTATGGCAAGACGAAAACGGCTTCTTCGCCACTAAGTTTACCTCAGGAAGCGTAAGTACGAATGGTCTATTCTTTAAGCAGATTCAGGAGCTCAATACCGGATCAAAACGCTTTTTAGGAAATCTAAATCTGAAATATAATCCAACCAGATTCCTGGAAATAGATTACAAATTCGGTTTGGACGGTTATTACAATGAGTTTAACCGAATCCAGGATAACGTAACCTTATTTGAAGACCCAACTACAGGTGATAATGAGGTAGTGATTCTAAACCCGGATGGATTTAGCCAAAGAATTGGACGTACTAACTATTTCTATAATTCAATTGTGGATGTTCTTTTAAAGTCTGATTTGGATAGAGACTTCTCATTAGGTATTCCAGTTCAAAGTACCACTCTTATGAAGTTTGACTGGAGGAGAAATGATTTCACAAGTACAACCGCTCAATCAGATGGATTACCAGCAGGTCTTCCTTTAACTACCATTAGAGCGGGAGCAACCGACATTTCGGATGAATTCCAATCTACATTTATCACTTATGGATACCTTTTAAATCAGCGATTCGATATCGATGATTACGCAGGATTCTCTGGTGGATTTAGAGCAGATAAATCTTCTGCCTTTGGTGAAGCTGCCGAGTTGAGGTATTTCCCTAGAGGGGATGCTTACCTCCGCTTATCCGGATTTGACTTCTGGGACAACATGTCCCCATTCGTACCTGAATTCAAATTAAGAGTAGCTTATGGCGAGGCAGGTACTCAGCCAGGAGCCTTTGATCGATTCATCACATTAAATCAGGGTAACATTGGGGTAAGTGGAACCTTTAACACCCCGGGTACCTCAAGTAATCCTGCTATTGTAGAAGAAGAATCTGCGGAATTGGAATTCGGTGCTGATTTATCCTTCGATCTAGGGGATACCTGGTTCCAGGCTATTGGGATTTCAGCGACCTATTGGAATCGCGAAAACAGTGGTGTAATTCAGTCATTGGCAGTAGCTCCATCAACAGGAAGCCAGGCTGTACTGGATAATACCATTGACCTTGAAGCTACAGGATTTGATTTAAGTTTAAATTCATTGGTATACAACAGCCAGAATTTTAACTGGTTAGCAAATTTGAATTTTGGAACCAGTGAATCGACAGTAGCTAATATTTCAAACGGTGAAGACTTGATCCTATCCGTATCGAACAACTTTGATTTTATCTTTAGAGAAGGCGAGCGATATGGTGTGTTCTTTGGCTTCCACCCGCTTGAATCATTAGACGAAATCGATCCTACTACAAACGCACGTTATATCGCAGAGGCTGATGAAGGTAATTTCGTAATCGTAGACGGAGCGGTTGTAAATCGATTCTCTAAGCGAATTCAAATGAGAAGTGAACGAGAAGTAATCGGAGATCCTACTCCTGATTTCTCATTGAGCTTTAGAAACGACTTCACAATTAGAAGAAATCTCGAAGTTGTATTTCAGGTAGATTGGGTACAAGGCTTTGATATCCTAAATGGTACAAAGTGGTGGATGTTTAATGCAGGTACTCACGAAGAATTCGAAGACCGTGTACTTATCGATGGAGACGAAGTAGTAGGTCAGCCAATCTTTGACCTAAATGGTGATCCTTTAACTCAGATAGCCAGAGTTGATGGTAGTGAGCCACAAGCATGGAGAAACTACCACGCTTCGAAGCGAAACGGACTTACCTCTTACTTTATCGAAGATGGTTCGTTTGTAAAACTTAGAGAAGTTTCTGTTAGCTACGACTTAACAAGTATGGTTGCACAGCATGGGATTAAAAATCTAAGGCTGGGCGTAACAGGCCGAAACTTGTTGACCCTTACAGGTTATGAAGGATTCGATCCTGAAGTATCTCAAGCTAATGAAGATAGTCGCTTCAGAGGTGTGGACTTATTTACCTATCCAAACTATAGAACATTCTCGTTCAATGTTTCTTTAGGCCTCTAA
- a CDS encoding DNA-binding response regulator: protein MIRTIIIDDEEHARNRLKYMLSQEQGLQVTEVCRNGIEAIEAIESIKPDLIFLDIEMPELNGFDVLTNLSGSSMPMVIFVTAFSEYAVKAFEVNALDYIHKPFDKERLSLALDKVRERIKSSSEDIVTERLEKFLLERAQGESEPSRFVLKSGGSIYIVQSKDILWVEASGNYVHIVTEKKKHLHRTTLSGILKRLNRTKFFQIHRSTIVNLDYVDHIEEWSYGDYKVVMKNGGELKMSRNYKELIQNI, encoded by the coding sequence ATGATAAGAACAATAATCATAGACGATGAAGAACATGCCCGGAACAGGTTAAAATACATGCTCAGCCAGGAGCAAGGTTTACAGGTAACCGAAGTATGTAGAAATGGAATTGAGGCTATAGAAGCAATCGAAAGTATAAAGCCCGATTTAATTTTTCTGGATATTGAGATGCCGGAGCTGAATGGCTTTGATGTACTTACAAATCTAAGCGGTTCATCAATGCCTATGGTAATTTTCGTCACAGCATTTAGCGAATATGCGGTCAAAGCATTTGAGGTAAATGCACTGGATTATATTCATAAGCCTTTCGACAAAGAAAGGCTTTCATTGGCGCTAGATAAAGTAAGGGAGCGGATCAAGAGTAGTTCAGAAGACATAGTAACGGAAAGGCTGGAGAAATTTTTATTAGAAAGAGCACAAGGGGAATCAGAACCGAGTAGGTTTGTACTTAAAAGTGGAGGAAGTATTTATATCGTTCAGTCGAAAGATATTTTATGGGTAGAAGCTTCTGGAAATTATGTACATATAGTAACGGAAAAGAAGAAGCATTTACATCGCACTACATTGAGTGGAATTCTTAAGCGGTTAAACAGGACTAAATTCTTTCAGATACACCGTTCGACTATAGTAAACCTTGATTATGTAGATCATATCGAAGAGTGGTCATATGGAGACTATAAAGTAGTAATGAAAAATGGAGGCGAACTTAAGATGAGTCGTAATTATAAAGAGCTTATCCAAAATATTTAG
- a CDS encoding TonB-dependent receptor yields the protein MFSKTFISRPLFTAIFLLLIGTITSAQTITGYVYDAEDKEPLVGANILQVNTQNGTSTNEEGYFELELTGSGPKTIQISFLGFKTQTVELGENGTSIEVYLEYGVASPFSGLIVQATRVDESTPFTFTNISKEELEERNLGQDVPFLLNFAPSVVTTSDAGAGIGYTGIRIRGVDPARINVTINGIPVNDAESHGVFWVDLPDIASSIENIQIQRGVGTSTNGAAAFGGSINLQTNTSRTDAFAEVNTGLGSFNTRKANIQLGSGLMENGWMFEGRLSKILSDGYIDRASADLNSFYLSGSKRGERSILRADVFSGKEITYQAWYGVEQSVLESGNRTFNEAGTEKDGDPYENQVDNYRQDYYQLHYSYELTSDWVANASLHYTKGQGYFEEYKADEDLDDYGITVTGPGPTTSDLVRRRWLDNDFYGGVFSSKYRTTDWDLTVGGGIHQYDGAHFGEVIWARFAGDSETEDRYYDNDADKLDMNLYAKLNYLLGTNFNAYLDAQVRTINYDFFGNDGTGQLAIDQSDKLTFFNPKAGIVYRNYKGDRAFISFGVANKEPTRNEYVDSTPESRPEHETLYNLEVGYTKELDRVVIGLSTYGMFYQNQLVLTGQVNDVGAYTRDNVDQSYRVGVELEGAVQINDNLQWAVNATFSQNKIDKISEFIDDYDNGGQVERIFTNTDISFSPNVISNSVLSFSNSGFVAELSSKYVSRQYLDNTEDTDRSIDPYFANDLRLSYTVDRFEFVESITGTLLINNILDTEYETNGYTFGFFAGGEQRFNYFYPQAERNFLFQIKWEF from the coding sequence ATGTTTTCAAAAACATTCATTTCTAGGCCGCTTTTTACGGCTATTTTTTTACTACTCATCGGCACTATTACATCAGCTCAAACTATTACAGGCTATGTATATGATGCAGAAGATAAAGAACCCTTAGTTGGGGCTAATATTCTTCAGGTAAATACTCAAAATGGTACCTCAACAAATGAAGAGGGGTATTTTGAATTAGAACTAACTGGTTCTGGCCCGAAGACAATTCAAATCTCATTTCTAGGTTTCAAAACACAAACTGTTGAATTGGGAGAAAATGGGACTTCGATAGAAGTTTACCTGGAGTATGGAGTTGCGTCTCCTTTTTCTGGGTTAATAGTTCAGGCCACCCGGGTGGATGAAAGTACACCATTTACATTTACTAATATAAGCAAAGAAGAACTTGAAGAACGTAACCTCGGTCAGGATGTCCCCTTTCTTTTAAACTTTGCACCCTCAGTAGTAACTACATCTGACGCAGGAGCGGGAATTGGCTATACTGGTATCAGAATTCGAGGAGTGGATCCCGCTCGAATCAACGTTACGATTAATGGAATTCCGGTTAACGATGCCGAATCGCATGGGGTTTTCTGGGTTGATTTGCCTGACATAGCTTCTTCTATCGAAAACATTCAAATACAACGCGGGGTTGGTACTTCAACGAATGGAGCGGCAGCTTTTGGAGGATCTATAAACCTTCAAACCAACACCTCCCGAACGGACGCCTTTGCAGAAGTGAATACTGGTTTGGGTTCATTCAATACTCGTAAAGCAAATATTCAGCTTGGTTCAGGCCTAATGGAAAATGGTTGGATGTTCGAGGGAAGGTTATCGAAAATACTTTCGGATGGATATATCGATCGCGCTAGTGCAGACCTGAATTCTTTTTATTTATCTGGTTCAAAGCGTGGAGAAAGAAGTATCCTGAGAGCGGATGTATTTTCAGGAAAAGAGATCACTTATCAGGCATGGTATGGAGTGGAACAAAGCGTACTTGAAAGTGGTAACCGTACATTTAACGAAGCAGGTACAGAGAAAGATGGTGATCCATATGAAAATCAGGTAGATAATTATCGTCAGGACTATTATCAGCTGCACTATTCGTATGAATTAACCAGCGACTGGGTTGCAAATGCTTCCCTACACTACACCAAAGGACAGGGTTATTTTGAAGAATACAAAGCCGATGAAGATCTAGATGATTATGGAATAACTGTCACCGGCCCAGGTCCAACTACATCTGATTTAGTTCGCCGAAGATGGCTGGATAATGATTTCTATGGGGGTGTGTTTTCATCAAAGTATAGAACTACCGATTGGGATTTAACCGTTGGTGGAGGAATCCATCAATATGATGGGGCTCATTTTGGAGAAGTAATTTGGGCGCGCTTTGCAGGAGATAGCGAAACAGAAGATCGTTACTACGATAATGATGCCGATAAATTAGATATGAACTTGTACGCTAAACTCAATTACCTACTTGGTACGAACTTTAATGCATATCTCGATGCTCAGGTTCGAACGATTAATTATGATTTCTTTGGGAATGATGGAACCGGGCAGCTAGCAATTGATCAAAGTGACAAGCTTACTTTCTTCAATCCTAAAGCCGGTATAGTCTATAGGAATTATAAAGGTGACCGGGCATTTATCTCTTTTGGAGTAGCAAATAAAGAACCTACTAGAAATGAATATGTAGACTCAACCCCGGAGAGCCGCCCTGAGCATGAGACATTATATAACTTAGAAGTAGGATACACCAAAGAACTGGATAGAGTAGTTATTGGATTGAGTACTTATGGTATGTTTTATCAAAATCAATTGGTACTTACAGGACAGGTAAACGATGTAGGGGCTTATACCAGAGACAATGTTGATCAAAGTTACAGAGTAGGGGTTGAGCTTGAAGGAGCAGTTCAAATTAATGACAATCTTCAATGGGCCGTAAATGCTACCTTCAGTCAAAATAAAATCGATAAAATATCTGAGTTCATTGACGATTATGACAATGGAGGACAGGTTGAAAGAATTTTCACCAATACAGACATTTCTTTCTCACCGAATGTGATTTCAAATTCAGTTCTGAGTTTTTCCAATTCGGGATTTGTAGCAGAACTATCATCTAAATACGTTTCCCGTCAATATTTAGATAATACAGAAGATACCGACCGATCTATCGATCCCTACTTTGCAAATGATCTTAGACTTAGTTATACAGTAGATAGGTTTGAGTTTGTTGAATCTATCACTGGAACGTTGCTAATAAATAATATCCTCGACACCGAGTATGAAACCAATGGGTACACATTTGGCTTTTTTGCTGGTGGAGAACAACGTTTTAATTATTTCTACCCACAAGCAGAAAGGAATTTTCTGTTTCAAATAAAGTGGGAATTCTGA